From a single Cyprinus carpio isolate SPL01 chromosome A3, ASM1834038v1, whole genome shotgun sequence genomic region:
- the LOC109059266 gene encoding MAGUK p55 subfamily member 2-like isoform X2, with amino-acid sequence MSTQWLNSDLMLCSGSDTFHRIKTTLRSVYDTGKISNIMPVAATGTEHLLQVLDTLSDSTSSTTANDLDLIFLKGIMESPVSAESLEETRLEAVRDNNVELVQDILRELSPFTHRSNTAAELSSILNQPHFQSLLETHDSVATQTCETPPSSPCAFMEPPINSVPVPADAIRMVGIRKVAGEHLGVTFRIENGELVIARILHGGMIDQQGLLHVGDIIKEVNGREVGDDPRVLQEMLQEASGSVVLKILPSYQEPHPPRQVFVKCHFDYDPANDNLIPCKEAGLKVSSGDILQIVNQEDVNWWQARRVEGGSAGLIPSQLLEEKRKAFVKKDVDLSPAANLCTGMVGKKKKKMMYLTTKNADFDRHELLIYEEVAKVPPFRRKTLVLIGAPGVGRRSLKNKLLVSDPQHYGTTIPYTSRKPKSADRENMMYAFTSRSKMEADIKAGCYLEHGEYDGNLYGTKIDSIHEVVEAGRICILDVNPQALKVLRTSEFLPYVVFIKAPEFEVLKAMNRSGMEAGVTKQQTDTELKRTVDESAKIQRVYGHYFDLTIINDDLEQAHRNLKSSLEKLKGAQQWVPVGWVF; translated from the exons ATGTCTACGCAATGGCTAAACTCTGATTTGATGCTTTGTAGCGGTTCAGACACCTTTCACAGAATCAAAACAACGTTACGAAGCGTCTACGATACGGGAAAG ATTTCAAACATCATGCCTGTGGCAGCCACCGGCACAGAGCATT TGCTGCAGGTGCTGGACACACTGAGTGACAGCACCAGCTCCACCACCGCCAATGACCTGGATCTTATCTTCCTCAAGGGCATCATGGAGAGCCCAGTG AGTGCAGAAAGTCTGGAGGAGACACGACTGGAGGCCGTGAGGGACAATAATGTGGAGCTGGTGCAGGACATCCTGAGAGAGCTGAGCCCCTTTACACACCGCAGCAACACCGCCGCCGAGCTGTCAAGCATACTCAACCAGCCACACTTCCAG TCTCTGTTGGAGACACACGACTCTGTGGCCACACAGACGTGTGAGACTCCGCCCTCGAGCCCCTGTGCTTTCATGGAGCCACCCATCAACAGTGTACCGGTGCCAGCTGATGCCATCCGCATGGTGGGCATCCGCAAAGTGGCTGGAGAGCATTTG GGTGTGACGTTCCGTATTGAGAATGGAGAGCTGGTGATCGCCCGAATTCTCCACGGGGGGATGATCGACCAGCAGGGTCTGCTCCACGTGGGTGACATCATCAAAGAGGTGAACGGGCGAGAGGTGGGTGACGACCCTCGGGTGCTGCAGGAGATGCTGCAGGAGGCCAGCGGCAGTGTGGTGCTCAAAATCCTTCCCAGCTACCAGGAGCCACATCCCCCGAGACAG GTTTTTGTGAAGTGCCATTTTGATTATGACCCTGCCAATGATAACCTCATCCCTTGCAAAGAGGCGGGACTAAAGGTCTCAAGTGGAGACATTCTTCAGATTGTTAACCAGGAAGATGTGAACTGGTGGCAG GCACGTCGTGTAGAGGGAGGCAGTGCTGGCCTGATTCCCAGTCAACTTTTGGAGGAGAAGAGGAAAGCTTTTGTGAAGAAAGATGTTGACCTTTCACCAGCAG CCAATCTCTGCACTGGAATGGTtggcaagaagaagaagaaaatgatgtatttaactacaaaaaatgcag ATTTTGACAGGCATGAGTTACTTATCTATGAGGAGGTGGCAAAAGTCCCACCGTTTCGCAGGAAGACGCTGGTTCTGATTGGTGCACCTGGAGTAGGCAGACGAAGTCTAAAGAATAAGTTGCTAGTGTCAGACCCTCAGCACTATGGCACCACCATCCCCT ACACCTCTAGGAAGCCCAAATCAGCAGATAGAGAGAATATGATGTATGCCTTCACATCCCGGAGTAAGATGGAGGCTGATATTAAAGCTGGCTGCTATCTTGAACACGGTGAATATGACGGTAACCTCTATGGCACCAAGATTGACTCCATCCATGAAGTAGTGGAAGCTGGACGCATCTGTATCCTGGACGTCAACCCACAG gCCCTAAAAGTCCTCAGGACATCAGAGTTTTTGCCGTATGTGGTGTTCATCAAAGCCCCTGAGTTTGAGGTGCTGAAGGCCATGAACAGATCTGGGATGGAGGCAGGAGTGACCAAACAGCAAACA GACACAGAGCTGAAGAGGACAGTGGATGAGAGTGCCAAGATTCAGAGAGTGTACGGACACTACTTCGACCTCACCATAATAAACGACGATTTGGAACAAGCACACAGGAACCTTAAGTCCTCCTTAGAGAAGTTGAAGGGAGCTCAGCAGTGGGTTCCGGTTGGGTGGGTCTTTTAG
- the LOC109059266 gene encoding MAGUK p55 subfamily member 2-like isoform X1: MSTQWLNSDLMLCSGSDTFHRIKTTLRSVYDTGKISNIMPVAATGTEHSVLQVLDTLSDSTSSTTANDLDLIFLKGIMESPVSAESLEETRLEAVRDNNVELVQDILRELSPFTHRSNTAAELSSILNQPHFQSLLETHDSVATQTCETPPSSPCAFMEPPINSVPVPADAIRMVGIRKVAGEHLGVTFRIENGELVIARILHGGMIDQQGLLHVGDIIKEVNGREVGDDPRVLQEMLQEASGSVVLKILPSYQEPHPPRQVFVKCHFDYDPANDNLIPCKEAGLKVSSGDILQIVNQEDVNWWQARRVEGGSAGLIPSQLLEEKRKAFVKKDVDLSPAANLCTGMVGKKKKKMMYLTTKNADFDRHELLIYEEVAKVPPFRRKTLVLIGAPGVGRRSLKNKLLVSDPQHYGTTIPYTSRKPKSADRENMMYAFTSRSKMEADIKAGCYLEHGEYDGNLYGTKIDSIHEVVEAGRICILDVNPQALKVLRTSEFLPYVVFIKAPEFEVLKAMNRSGMEAGVTKQQTDTELKRTVDESAKIQRVYGHYFDLTIINDDLEQAHRNLKSSLEKLKGAQQWVPVGWVF; the protein is encoded by the exons ATGTCTACGCAATGGCTAAACTCTGATTTGATGCTTTGTAGCGGTTCAGACACCTTTCACAGAATCAAAACAACGTTACGAAGCGTCTACGATACGGGAAAG ATTTCAAACATCATGCCTGTGGCAGCCACCGGCACAGAGCATT CAGTGCTGCAGGTGCTGGACACACTGAGTGACAGCACCAGCTCCACCACCGCCAATGACCTGGATCTTATCTTCCTCAAGGGCATCATGGAGAGCCCAGTG AGTGCAGAAAGTCTGGAGGAGACACGACTGGAGGCCGTGAGGGACAATAATGTGGAGCTGGTGCAGGACATCCTGAGAGAGCTGAGCCCCTTTACACACCGCAGCAACACCGCCGCCGAGCTGTCAAGCATACTCAACCAGCCACACTTCCAG TCTCTGTTGGAGACACACGACTCTGTGGCCACACAGACGTGTGAGACTCCGCCCTCGAGCCCCTGTGCTTTCATGGAGCCACCCATCAACAGTGTACCGGTGCCAGCTGATGCCATCCGCATGGTGGGCATCCGCAAAGTGGCTGGAGAGCATTTG GGTGTGACGTTCCGTATTGAGAATGGAGAGCTGGTGATCGCCCGAATTCTCCACGGGGGGATGATCGACCAGCAGGGTCTGCTCCACGTGGGTGACATCATCAAAGAGGTGAACGGGCGAGAGGTGGGTGACGACCCTCGGGTGCTGCAGGAGATGCTGCAGGAGGCCAGCGGCAGTGTGGTGCTCAAAATCCTTCCCAGCTACCAGGAGCCACATCCCCCGAGACAG GTTTTTGTGAAGTGCCATTTTGATTATGACCCTGCCAATGATAACCTCATCCCTTGCAAAGAGGCGGGACTAAAGGTCTCAAGTGGAGACATTCTTCAGATTGTTAACCAGGAAGATGTGAACTGGTGGCAG GCACGTCGTGTAGAGGGAGGCAGTGCTGGCCTGATTCCCAGTCAACTTTTGGAGGAGAAGAGGAAAGCTTTTGTGAAGAAAGATGTTGACCTTTCACCAGCAG CCAATCTCTGCACTGGAATGGTtggcaagaagaagaagaaaatgatgtatttaactacaaaaaatgcag ATTTTGACAGGCATGAGTTACTTATCTATGAGGAGGTGGCAAAAGTCCCACCGTTTCGCAGGAAGACGCTGGTTCTGATTGGTGCACCTGGAGTAGGCAGACGAAGTCTAAAGAATAAGTTGCTAGTGTCAGACCCTCAGCACTATGGCACCACCATCCCCT ACACCTCTAGGAAGCCCAAATCAGCAGATAGAGAGAATATGATGTATGCCTTCACATCCCGGAGTAAGATGGAGGCTGATATTAAAGCTGGCTGCTATCTTGAACACGGTGAATATGACGGTAACCTCTATGGCACCAAGATTGACTCCATCCATGAAGTAGTGGAAGCTGGACGCATCTGTATCCTGGACGTCAACCCACAG gCCCTAAAAGTCCTCAGGACATCAGAGTTTTTGCCGTATGTGGTGTTCATCAAAGCCCCTGAGTTTGAGGTGCTGAAGGCCATGAACAGATCTGGGATGGAGGCAGGAGTGACCAAACAGCAAACA GACACAGAGCTGAAGAGGACAGTGGATGAGAGTGCCAAGATTCAGAGAGTGTACGGACACTACTTCGACCTCACCATAATAAACGACGATTTGGAACAAGCACACAGGAACCTTAAGTCCTCCTTAGAGAAGTTGAAGGGAGCTCAGCAGTGGGTTCCGGTTGGGTGGGTCTTTTAG
- the LOC109061815 gene encoding peptide YY-A produces the protein MAIMLKPWTVIATVLFCVLLCLGTFVDAYPPKPENPGDDAPPEELAKYYTALRHYINLITRQRYGKRSTSEDVMAELLFGDGTEHKQRSRYDDSYMW, from the exons atggcCATCATGCTGAAACCCTGGACCGTCATCGCTACTGTCCTCTTCTGCGTGCTCCTGTGTCTCGGGACCTTTGTGGACGCTTATCCGCCCAAACCAGAGAACCCCGGAGATGACGCTCCTCCGGAGGAACTCGCCAAATATTACACCGCGCTGAGACACTACATCAACCTCATCACGAGACAACG GTATGGAAAAAGGTCCACCTCGGAGGATGTGATGGCTGAGTTGCTGTTCGGAGATGGCACAGAGCACAAACAGAGATCAAG ATATGATGACTCTTATATGTGGTGA